TTCCCTGGGCCAAGCCTTCGTCGAGTTCCACCAGTCCGGATGACCTGGGGGTGGAGCAGAATTCATCCAATTATCGGTAGGAGGAATCCCATGGGGGACCGTCTCAAGGACAAGGTAGCCATCGTCACCGGAGCCGGCTCGGTCGGCTGCGGTTGGGGCAACGGCAAGGCTGTCGCCGTGCTCTTTGCCCGGGAGGGCGCCAAGGTGCTGGCGGTGGATGTCAATCCCGATGCAGCCGAGGAGACCCGCCGCATCATTTTGGAGGAGGGAGGAGAGTGCGCCGTCCACCGGACGGACGTTTCCCGGGCGGAACAGGTCAAGGCCATGGTGGACCACTGCCTGGAGGTCTACGGAAGGATCGATATCCTCCACAATAACGTGGGGATCCTGGAGGTGGGCGGGCCGGAAGAAATTTCCGAGGAGCAGTGGGACCACCTGTTCGCAGTCAACGTCAAGGGCATGTTCCTGAGCTGCAAATACGTCCTTCCGGTCATGGAGCGTCAGGGCAAGGGCGCCATCGTCAACATCTCCTCGTTGGCCGCGATTCGCTACACGGGCTACCCGTCGATTTCCTATAACGCCTCCAAGGGGGCCGTCAATCAGCTCACTCAGAGCGTTGCTCTCCAGTACGCGCCCAAGAACATCCGGGCCAATTGCATTCTGCCGGGGTTCCTGAACACTCCCATGATTGTGGAGCCGCTGAAAAACGCCTATGGGCCGGGAGGCGTGGAGGAGATGGTCCGGAAACGGGACGCCATGGTTCCCATGGGCAAGATGGGAGAAGCCTGGGATGTGGCCTACGCGGCGTTGTTCCTGGCCTCGGACGAGGCCAAGTACATCACCGGGA
This genomic stretch from Acidobacteriota bacterium harbors:
- a CDS encoding SDR family NAD(P)-dependent oxidoreductase; its protein translation is MGDRLKDKVAIVTGAGSVGCGWGNGKAVAVLFAREGAKVLAVDVNPDAAEETRRIILEEGGECAVHRTDVSRAEQVKAMVDHCLEVYGRIDILHNNVGILEVGGPEEISEEQWDHLFAVNVKGMFLSCKYVLPVMERQGKGAIVNISSLAAIRYTGYPSISYNASKGAVNQLTQSVALQYAPKNIRANCILPGFLNTPMIVEPLKNAYGPGGVEEMVRKRDAMVPMGKMGEAWDVAYAALFLASDEAKYITGIELVVDGGITCRVG